In the Acanthopagrus latus isolate v.2019 chromosome 23, fAcaLat1.1, whole genome shotgun sequence genome, one interval contains:
- the LOC119013851 gene encoding myosin heavy chain, fast skeletal muscle-like isoform X2 produces the protein MSTDAEMEQYGPAAVYLRKPERERIEAQTAPFDAKTAYFVAEPAEMYLKGKLVKKEGGKATVETDCGKTITVKEEDIHPRNPPKYDKIEDMAMMTHLNEPCVLYNLKERYASWMIYTYSGLFCVVVNPYKWLPVYDTTCVQAYRGKKRIEAPPHIFSISDNGYQFMLTDRENQSVLITGESGAGKTVNTKRVIQYFATIAAIGAKKADAQQQTSKIKGSLEDQIVAANPLLEAYGNAKTVRNDNSSRFGKFIRIHFGTTGKLASADIETYLLEKSRVTFQLSAERSYHIFYQLMTGHKPELLEALLITTNPYDYPMISQGEITVKSIDDVEEFIATDTAIDILGFNAEEKMGIYKLTGAVVHHGGMKFKQKQREEQAEPDGNEEADKIAYLLGLNSADMLKALCYPRVKVGNEMVTKGQTVPQVNNSVSALCKSIYEKMFLWMVIRINEMLDTKQARQFFIGVLDIAGFEIFDFNSLEQLCINFTNEKLQQFFNHTMFVLEQEEYKKEGIVWEFIDFGMDLAACIELIEKPMGIFSILEEECMFPKASDTTFKNKLHDQHLGKTKAFEKPKPGKGKAEAHFALVHYAGTVEYNINGWLDKNKDPLNESVVQLYQKSSNKLLALLYAAMPGADEAAGGGGKKGGKKKGGSFQTVSALFRENLGKLMTNLRSTHPHFVRCLIPNETKTPGLMENFLVIHQLRCNGVLEGIRICRKGFPSRILYGDFKQRYKVLNASVIPEGQFIDNKKASEKLLGSIDVDHTQYKFGHTKVFFKAGLLGTLEEMRDEKLASLVTMTQALCRGYVMRKEFVKMMERREAIYSIQYNIRSFMNVKNWPWMNLYFKVKPLLKSAETEKELQQMKENYDKMKTDLATALAKKKELEEKMVSLVQEKNDLQLQVASEVDNLSDAEERCEGLIKSKIQLEAKLKETTERLEDEEEINAELTAKKRKLEDECSELKKDIDDLELTLAKVEKEKHATENKVKNLTEEMASQDEAIAKLTKEKKALQESHQQTLDDLQAEEDKVNTLTKAKTKLEQQVDDLEGSLEQEKKLRMDLERAKRKLEGDLKLAQESIMDLENDKQQSDEKIKKKDFETSQLLSKIEDEQSLGAQLQKKIKELQARIEELEEEIEAERAARAKVEKQRADLSRELEEISERLEEAGGATAAQIEMSKKREAEFQKLRRDLEESTLQHEATASALRKKQADSVAELGEQIDNLQRVKQKLEKEKSEYKMEIDDLSSNMEAVAKAKGNLEKMCRTLEDQFSELKAKNDENVRQLNDINGQKARLQTENGEFSRQLEEKEALVSQLTRGKQAFTQQIEELKRHVEEEVKAKNALAHAVQSARHDCDLLREQFEEEQEAKAELQRGMSKANSEVAQWRTKYETDAIQRTEELEESKKKLAQRLQDAEESIEAVNSKCASLEKTKQRLQGEVEDLMIDVERANALAANLDKKQRNFDKVLAEWKQKYEEGQAELEGAQKEARSLSTELFKMKNSYEEALDHLETMKRENKNLQQEISDLTEQIGETGKSIHELEKAKKTVETEKSEIQTALEEAEGTLEHEEAKILRVQLELNQIKGEVDRKLSEKDEEMEQIKRNSQRVIDSMQSTLDSEVRSRNDALRVKKKMEGDLNEMEIQLSHANRQAAESQKQLRNVQGQLKDAQLHLDDAVRGQEDMKEQVAMVERRNGLMVAEIEELRAALDQTERGRKVAEQELVDASERVGLLHSQNTSLMNTKKKLEADLIQVQGEVDDAVQESRNADEKAKKAITDAAMMAEELKKEQDTSAHLERMKKNLEVTVKDLQHRLDEAENLAMKGGKKQLQKLEARVRELESEVEAEQRRGADAVKGVRKYERRVKELTYQTEEDKKNVNRLQDLVDKLQLKVKSYKRQAEEAEEQANTHMSRLRKVQHEFEEAQERADIAESQVNKLRVKSRDAGKSDSAE, from the exons ATGAGCACAGACGCAGAGATGGAGCAGTATGGCCCGGCGGCGGTCTACCTCCGGaagccagagagggagaggattgAGGCACAAACTGCTCCTTTTGATGCCAAAACCGCCTATTTTGTGGCTGAGCCAGCGGAGATGTACCTCAAGGGTAAACTTGTGAAGAAAGAGGGTGGAAAAGCCACGGTGGAAACCGACTGTGGAAAG ACGATCACAGTAAAAGAGGAGGACATCCACCCCAGGAACCCTCCCAAGTATGACAAAATTGAGGACATGGCCATGATGACCCACCTCAATGAGCCTTGCGTGTTGTATAACCTCAAAGAGCGTTATGCATCATGGATGATCTAC ACCTACTCTGGGTTGTTTTGCGTTGTGGTGAATCCCTATAAGTGGCTTCCTGTGTATGATACTACATGTGTACAAGCATACAGAGGCAAGAAGAGGATTGAGGCTCCACCCCacatcttctccatctctgacaATGGCTATCAGTTCATGCTCACTG ATCGTGAGAACCAGTCTGTCCTGATTAC TGGAGAATCCGGTGCTGGAAAGACTGTCAACACTAAGCGTGTCATCCAGTACTTTGCAACAATTGCAGCTATTGGAGCTAAGAAGGCTGACGCACAACAGCAAACGAGCAAAATTAAG GGCTCTCTTGAGGACCAGATTGTTGCAGCCAACCCTCTGTTGGAGGCCTATGGTAATGCCAAGACTGTGAGGAATGACAACTCCTCTCGTTTT GGTAAATTTATCAGGATCCACTTTGGCACTACTGGCAAGCTGGCTTCAGCTGATATTGAAACAT ATCTGCTGGAGAAGTCTCGTGTCACCTTCCAGTTGTCTGCTGAGAGGAGCTACCATATCTTCTACCAGCTGATGACTGGTCACAAGCCTGAGCTCCTGG AGGCTCTTCTGATCACCACCAACCCCTATGACTACCCAATGATCAGTCAGGGTGAAATCACTGTGAAAAGCATCGATGATGTGGAGGAGTTCATTGCAACAGat ACTGCTATTGACATCTTGGGCTTCAACGCTGAAGAAAAAATGGGCATCTACAAGCTGACTGGAGCTGTGGTTCATCATGGTGGCATGAAATTCAAGCAGAAGCAGCGTGAGGAGCAGGCTGAACCAGATGGCAATGAGG AGGCTGATAAAATCGCCTACCTCCTGGGCCTGAACTCAGCTGATATGCTGAAAGCTCTGTGCTACCCAAGAGTCAAGGTCGGCAATGAGATGGTGACCAAAGGTCAGACCGTCCCACAG GTCAACAATTCTGTCAGCGCTCTGTGCAAATCCATCTAtgagaaaatgttcttgtgGATGGTCATCCGTATCAATGAGATGCTGGACACAAAGCAGGCAAGACAGTTCTTCATTGGAGTGTTGGATATCGCTGGATTTGAGATCTTTGAT TTCAACAGCTTggagcagctctgcatcaaCTTCACCaatgaaaaactgcaacagTTCTTCAACCACACAATGTTTGTCCTGGAGCAAGAGGAGTACAAGAAGGAGGGTATTGTTTGGGAGTTCATTGACTTTGGTATGGACTTGGCTGCCTGCATTGAGCTTATCGAGAAG CCAATGGGCATCTTCTCCATCCTTGAAGAGGAGTGCATGTTCCCCAAGGCCTCTGACACAACTTTCAAGAACAAGCTGCATGATCAGCATCTTGGCAAAACCAAGGCCTTTGAGAAGCCAAAGCCTGGAAAGGGCAAGGCTGAAGCTCACTTCGCCCTGGTTCACTATGCTGGCACAGTTGAATACAATATCAATGGCTGGCTGGACAAGAACAAGGACCCCCTGAACGAGTCAGTTGTTCAGCTCTACCAGAAATCGTCCAATAAACTGCTGGCGTTACTATATGCAGCCATGCCTGGAGCTGATG aggctgctggtggtggcgGCAAGAAGGGAGGCAAGAAGAAGGGTGGTTCCTTCCAGACTGTGTCTGCTCTTTTCAGG GAGAACTTGGGCAAGCTGATGACCAACTTGAGGAGCACCCACCCTCACTTTGTCCGCTGTCTGATTCCCAATGAAACAAAGACCCCAG GTCTTATGGAGAACTTCTTGGTCATCCACCAGCTGAGGTGTAATGGTGTGCTGGAGGGCATCAGAATCTGCAGAAAGGGCTTCCCAAGCAGAATCCTCTACGGTGACTTCAAGCAGAG ATACAAAGTATTGAATGCCAGTGTCATCCCTGAGGGACAGTTCATTGACAACAAGAAAGCTTCAGAAAAGCTGCTGGGCTCCATTGATGTGGACCACACTCAGTACAAGTTTGGACACACAAAG GTATTCTTCAAAGCTGGTCTGCTGGGTACcctggaggagatgagagatgagaaacTGGCTTCACTGGTGACCATGACTCAGGCTCTCTGCAGAGGATATGTCATGAGGAAGGAGTTTGTTaagatgatggagaggag GGAAGCCATCTACTCAATTCAGTACAACATCCGTTCATTCATGAATGTTAAGAACTGGCCATGGATGAATCTCTACTTCAAGGTCAAGCCTCTCCTGAAGAGTGCTGAGACTGaaaaggagctgcagcagatgaaggagaaCTATGATAAGATGAAAACAGACCTGGCTACTGCCCTGGCCAAGAAGAAGgaactggaggagaagatggttTCCCTGGTACAGGAGAAGAATGACCTGCAACTCCAAGTGGCTTCA GAAGTCGATAACCTCTCTGACGCTGAGGAAAGATGTGAAGGGCTCATTAAGAGCAAGATCCAACTCGAGGCCAAACTCAAAGAGACAACCGAGAGactggaggatgaagaggaaatcaATGCTGAGCTGACTGCcaagaagaggaagctggaggatgaatgCTCTGAGCTGAAGAAAGACATTGATGACTTGGAGCTCACTTTGGCTaaagtggagaaggagaaacatgCCACAGAAAACAAG GTGAAAAACCTGACAGAGGAGATGGCATCTCAAGATGAGGCTATTGCCAAGTTAACCAAGGAGAAGAAAGCCCTCCAAGAGAGCCACCAGCAAACACTTGATGATCTccaggcagaggaagacaaagtcaaCACTCTGACCAAAGCCAAGACAAAGCTGGAACAGCAAGTGGACGAT CTCGAGGGGTCACTGGAGCAAGAGAAGAAGCTCCGCATGGACCTTGAGAGAGCCAAGAGGAAGCTTGAAGGAGATCTGAAACTAGCCCAGGAATCCATAATGGATCTGGAGAATGACAAACAGCAATCTGATGAGAAAATCAAGAA GAAAGACTTTGAAACCAGCCAGCTCCTCAGCAAGATTGAGGATGAACAGTCTCTCGGTGCTCAGCTTCAGAAGAAGATCAAGGAGCTCCAG GCTCGtattgaggagctggaggaagagattGAGGCAGAGAGGGCTGCTCGGGCTAAGGTTGAGAAGCAGAGGGCTGACCTCTCCAGGGAGCTTGAGGAGATCAGTGAGAGGCTCGAGGAGGCTGGTGGAGCAACAGCTGCTCAGATTGAGATGAGCAAGAAGCGTGAAGCTGAGTTCCAGAAGTTGCGCCGGGATCTTGAAGAGTCAACCCTGCAGCATGAAGCAACCGCATCAGCTCTCCGCAAGAAGCAGGCAGACAGTGTTGCAGAGCTGGGAGAGCAGATCGACAACCTCCAGCGTGTcaagcagaagctggagaaggagaagagcgAGTACAAGATGGAGATTGATGACCTCTCCAGCAACATGGAGGCTGTTGCTAAAGCTAAG GGTAACttggaaaaaatgtgcagaactCTTGAGGACCAGTTCAGTGAGCTCAAAGCCAAAAATGATGAGAATGTTCGCCAGCTGAACGACATTAATGGACAGAAGGcaagactgcagacagagaatg GTGAGTTCTCCCGTCAGCTTGAAGAGAAGGAAGCTCTTGTTTCCCAGCTGACCAGAGGAAAACAGGCCTTCACTCAACAGATTGAGGAGCTGAAGAGACACGTTGAGGAGGAAGTCAAG GCCAAGAATGCCCTGGCCCATGCAGTTCAGTCAGCCCGCCATGACTGTGATCTGCTCAGAGAGCAGtttgaggaggagcaggaggccaaAGCTGAGCTACAGAGAGGAATGTCCAAGGCCAACAGTGAGGTGGCTCAATGGAGAACCAAATATGAGACTGATGCTATCCAGCGcactgaggagctggaggagtcCAA GAAAAAGCTTGCCCAGCGCTTGCAGGATGCTGAGGAATCCATTGAGGCTGTGAACTCCAAGTGCGCCTCCTTGGAGAAGACCAAGCAGAGGCTGCAGGGTGAGGTGGAGGACCTCATGATTGACGTTGAGAGAGCCAATGCTCTGGCTGCCAACCTTGACAAGAAGCAGAGGAACTTTGATAAG GTCCTTGCAGAATGGAAACAGAAGTATGAGGAGGgccaggcagagctggagggagcTCAGAAGGAGGCTCGTTCTCTCAGCACTGAACTGTTCAAGATGAAGAACTCTTATGAGGAGGCTCTGGATCATCTGGAGAccatgaagagagagaacaagaacCTGCAGC AGGAGATCTCAGACCTGACTGAACAGATTGGTGAGACTGGTAAGAGTATCCATGAGTTGGAGAAAGCCAAGAAGACTGTAGAGACTGAGAAGTCTGAAATTCAAACAGCACTGGAGGAAGCTGAG GGCACACTGGAACATGAGGAGGCCAAGATTCTCCGTGTCCAGCTTGAGCTCAACCAGATCAAAGGTGAAGTTGACAGGAAGCTGTCAGAGAAggatgaggagatggagcagatcAAGAGGAACAGCCAGAGAGTGATTGACTCCATGCAGAGCACTCTTGATTCTGAGGTCAGGAGCAGGAATGATGCCCTGAGAGtcaagaagaagatggagggagacctGAATGAGATGGAGATTCAGCTGAGCCATGCCAACAGGCAGGCTGCTGAGTCTCAGAAACAACTGAGGAATGTCCAGGGACAACTCAAG GATGCCCAACTGCACCTTGATGATGCTGTGAGAGGACAGGAAGACATGAAGGAGCAGGTTGCCATGGTGGAGCGCAGAAATGGCCTGATGGTGGCTGAGATCGAGGAGCTGAGAGCCGCTCTggaccagacagagagaggacgcAAAGTGGCTGAACAGGAGCTGGTTGATGCTAGTGAGCGTGTTGGACTGCTTCactctcag AATACCAGTCTTATGAACAccaagaagaagctggaggctGACCTCATCCAGGTTCAAGGTGAAGTGGATGATGCTGTTCAGGAATCAAGAAATGCTGACGAGAAAGCCAAGAAGGCTATTACTGAT GCTGCCATGATggctgaggagctgaagaaggagcaggacaCCAGTGCTCacctggagaggatgaagaagaaccTGGAGGTCACAGTCAAGGACCTCCAGCACCGTCTGGATGAGGCTGAGAACCTCGCCATGAAGGGTGGCAAGAAGCAGCTCCAGAAACTGGAGGCCAGG GTACGTGAGCTGGAGAGTGAAGTTGAGGCCGAGCAGAGACGTGGAGCTGATGCTGTAAAAGGAGTTCGCAAATatgagaggagagtgaaggagCTGACATACCAG actgaggaggacaagaagaaTGTGAACAGACTTCAGGATCTGGTGGACAAGCTGCAGCTTAAAGTGAAGTCTTACAAGAGACAGGCTGAGGAGGCT gaggagcaggccaACACCCACATGTCCAGGCTCAGGAAGGTTCAGCATGAGTTTGAGGAAGCTCAGGAGCGCGCTGACATCGCTGAGTCCCAGGTCAACAAGCTGAGAGTCAAGAGCCGTGATGCTGGAAAG TCTGATTCTGCTGAATAA